The following proteins are co-located in the Rattus norvegicus strain BN/NHsdMcwi chromosome 19, GRCr8, whole genome shotgun sequence genome:
- the LOC134483553 gene encoding disks large homolog 5-like, which produces MSKSPYFRPNPFYENLKIKEKQVMSLLHNLDTKNIEHREKFQELKKEINFYRNLHSRLLMDQACMKKKLVTLKQECKELQRYLFELNPNDEDEQEKTSNLQTQQNVVSGTAGDME; this is translated from the exons cccgtacttcaggccaaatccattttatgaaaacttgaagataaaggagaaacaggtcatgtcattactgcacaacttagacacaaagaacattgaacatcgtgagaaatttcaggagctcaagaaggagattaacttctatcg caacctgcacagccggctcctgatggaccaggcatgtatgaagaagaagttggtcacattgaagcaggagtgcaaggagttacagcgatatttgtttgagttgaacccgaatgatgaagacgaacaggagaagaccagcaacctccagacccagcaaaatgtg gtctcaggaactgcaggagacatggaatag